A region of Spiroplasma endosymbiont of Crioceris asparagi DNA encodes the following proteins:
- the serS gene encoding serine--tRNA ligase codes for MFKANEIVENFDNFKSLLERKTKNLSKELETVKILDKKRRNILVELEKLRSSKNDISKQIGILARQKDLKSIEKLKIESNKSNLEIIKLETEINDVETKLDEILLSIPNLPLETVPVGKDENENVEIRKVGEIKVQNNEPHWDIALKLGLVDFEYATSLSGSRFVAYTDKGAKLVRCIVNELMDLHNKNGYKEYSLPVIVSRETMIGTGQLPKFEDDMYKVDNNQFLISTGEITLTNIFRNKIIDQSILPINMTTFSQCFRKEAGSAGRDTKGLIRLHQFNKVELVKIVSPETSEKELEILTKNAGECLELFELPYRVVELCTGDLGFSARKTYDLETWFPNQNKYREISSCSNCYSFQAKRMNTKFKNKDNKKEYVHTLNGSGVAIDRLIAAILENYWDGNKLKLPKVLRKYFNNQEYI; via the coding sequence ATGTTTAAAGCAAATGAAATAGTAGAAAATTTTGATAACTTTAAGAGTCTTTTAGAAAGAAAAACGAAAAATTTATCTAAAGAATTAGAAACTGTTAAAATTTTGGATAAAAAAAGAAGAAACATTTTGGTTGAATTAGAAAAATTAAGAAGTTCTAAAAATGATATTTCAAAACAAATTGGTATTCTAGCTAGACAAAAAGATCTTAAAAGTATTGAAAAACTTAAAATAGAATCAAATAAGTCTAATTTAGAGATAATAAAATTAGAAACCGAAATAAATGATGTAGAAACAAAATTGGATGAAATTTTATTAAGCATACCTAATCTACCACTTGAAACAGTTCCTGTTGGAAAAGATGAAAATGAGAATGTAGAAATTAGAAAAGTCGGTGAAATTAAAGTTCAAAACAACGAACCACATTGAGACATAGCTTTAAAGTTAGGTTTAGTTGATTTTGAATACGCCACTTCTTTATCTGGATCAAGATTTGTAGCATATACTGACAAAGGTGCTAAACTAGTTAGATGTATTGTTAATGAATTAATGGATTTGCACAATAAGAACGGGTATAAAGAATATTCATTACCTGTGATTGTTTCACGTGAAACAATGATTGGTACAGGTCAACTTCCCAAATTTGAAGATGACATGTATAAAGTTGACAATAATCAATTTCTTATTTCTACTGGTGAAATTACACTAACAAATATTTTTAGAAATAAAATCATTGACCAATCTATTCTTCCAATCAATATGACAACTTTTTCACAATGTTTTAGAAAAGAAGCGGGCAGTGCCGGACGCGATACAAAAGGATTAATTAGATTACATCAATTTAATAAAGTTGAGTTAGTAAAAATAGTTAGTCCTGAAACATCTGAAAAAGAATTAGAAATTTTAACTAAAAACGCAGGTGAGTGTTTAGAGTTATTTGAACTACCTTATAGAGTTGTAGAATTATGCACAGGAGATTTAGGTTTTTCAGCAAGAAAAACATATGATTTAGAAACATGATTTCCTAATCAAAATAAATATAGAGAAATTTCTTCATGTTCTAATTGTTATTCATTTCAAGCAAAAAGAATGAATACTAAATTTAAAAACAAAGATAACAAAAAAGAATATGTTCATACATTAAATGGTTCGGGTGTAGCTATAGATCGTTTGATAGCAGCAATATTAGAAAATTATTGAGACGGAAATAAATTAAAACTACCCAAAGTTTTAAGAAAATATTTTAACAATCAAGAATATATCTAA
- a CDS encoding tRNA1(Val) (adenine(37)-N6)-methyltransferase — protein sequence MKFETYVLKYKDLKLIQDNNHFAFTIDSILLARFIDIKSKVKNICDFGTNNAIIPLIISRYTRAQITGVDINKNAIEMAKKSIELNNLQNKITLFNEDIKTFVKTKNNFFDIVYVNPPFFKVEPGTKFKKISQEVIDARHETQITLEEIIESAALCLGHRGKIVMIHVAHRFDEIIYLLRKHHYAVKKIRFVYSKKNSEAKKILIEAENRGNEGLTILPPLYVHDDNEEFSAEVQKMFED from the coding sequence ATGAAATTTGAAACATATGTTTTAAAGTATAAAGATTTAAAATTAATTCAAGACAATAATCATTTTGCATTTACTATTGATTCAATTTTATTGGCTCGTTTTATTGATATTAAATCTAAAGTCAAAAATATTTGTGATTTTGGTACAAATAATGCAATTATTCCATTAATAATCTCTAGGTATACAAGAGCACAAATTACAGGTGTAGATATAAACAAAAACGCTATTGAAATGGCAAAAAAAAGTATTGAATTAAATAATCTTCAAAATAAAATTACTTTGTTTAATGAAGATATTAAAACTTTTGTTAAAACTAAAAATAATTTTTTTGACATTGTTTATGTAAATCCACCATTTTTTAAAGTTGAACCAGGAACAAAATTTAAAAAAATTTCTCAAGAAGTTATTGATGCCAGACACGAAACTCAAATAACACTAGAAGAAATTATTGAGTCCGCTGCTTTATGCCTTGGGCATAGGGGTAAAATAGTGATGATTCATGTAGCTCACCGATTTGATGAAATAATTTATTTATTAAGAAAACATCACTATGCTGTTAAAAAAATTAGATTTGTATATTCTAAAAAAAATTCAGAAGCAAAAAAAATATTAATTGAAGCCGAAAATAGAGGTAATGAAGGTTTGACAATTTTACCTCCATTATATGTTCATGATGATAATGAAGAATTTTCAGCAGAGGTTCAAAAGATGTTTGAGGATTAA
- the tilS gene encoding tRNA lysidine(34) synthetase TilS — MDSLNNLKIVVGVSGGPDSMFLLNKILKEKKYKDLIVCHVNYHLREESNFDQEIVEKYCKSKNIKLEVLDLNYKTGNVEEWARVQRYYFFQKILKKNNFDVVCVAHIQNDLIETYLIQKQRQNIVNFYGLKKEQHFDKIKVIRPIIEFKKSDILKLLHQENVNYAIDKSNFDTKYLRNKIRKELDESSFEKLLSEIKEKNKAIEIFYKNNTAKFQNNYFNEDILKEMNDLDKQRFIFEWIKFNGFESAIVKRKKKLIKELIKQINSPKNIVFKTNDFTIEKRNKSIFIL; from the coding sequence ATGGACAGTTTAAATAATTTAAAAATTGTTGTTGGTGTTAGCGGTGGTCCTGACAGCATGTTTTTATTAAATAAAATTTTAAAAGAAAAAAAATATAAAGATTTAATTGTTTGCCATGTTAACTATCATTTGCGAGAAGAATCAAATTTTGATCAAGAAATTGTAGAAAAATATTGTAAAAGTAAAAATATTAAATTAGAAGTTTTAGATTTAAATTACAAAACTGGTAACGTTGAAGAGTGGGCACGTGTTCAAAGATATTATTTTTTTCAAAAAATACTTAAAAAAAATAATTTTGATGTTGTTTGTGTTGCACACATTCAAAACGATTTAATTGAAACATATTTAATTCAAAAACAACGACAAAATATAGTAAATTTTTATGGTTTAAAGAAAGAACAACACTTTGACAAAATAAAAGTTATAAGACCAATAATTGAGTTTAAAAAATCTGATATTTTAAAATTGTTACATCAAGAAAACGTTAATTATGCAATTGATAAATCTAATTTTGATACAAAATATTTAAGAAATAAAATTAGAAAAGAACTTGATGAATCAAGTTTCGAAAAATTACTTTCAGAAATAAAAGAAAAAAACAAAGCAATAGAAATTTTTTACAAAAATAATACTGCAAAATTTCAAAATAATTATTTTAACGAAGATATTTTAAAAGAAATGAATGACCTTGATAAACAACGATTTATTTTTGAATGAATAAAATTTAATGGTTTTGAGAGTGCTATTGTTAAACGAAAAAAGAAACTAATTAAAGAATTAATTAAGCAAATTAATAGTCCGAAAAACATAGTGTTTAAGACAAATGATTTCACGATAGAAAAAAGAAATAAATCAATTTTTATATTATAA
- the ftsH gene encoding ATP-dependent zinc metalloprotease FtsH, which translates to MKNNKSKKNTWLWILFILVVIIIIAAIFIFKNGSSNSISSEELQNLIKNGSIKSENTSYYYDSKSGYDIISGYYRNADGSISKFTCYMPDSLFKIVFGGANQEMIKWISGVVATIPGTSIMSYVSAFLPLLILIVFYIWMFGAMSKGGMSGGSMFGVGKSKTVPKKSNTKFSDVAGIAEEKEELNELVDYLKQPQKYAQYGARVPKGVLMEGPPGTGKTLLAKAVSGEAGVPFFATSGSEFEEMFVGLGASRIRDLFSSAKKAAPAIIFIDEIDVVGRKRTGGIGGSGTAEQTLNQLLVEMDGFEGNTGIIVIAATNRVDVLDEALIRPGRFDRTIQVTLPNAKQREEILKLHARNKTISPEVNWKFVSDRTPGFSGAQLENVLNEAAILMVRQGKTVISIEDIDEAIDRVVGGPAKKSTIMTPKDKQIVSYHEAGHALIGLKLDSASRVQKVSIIPRGNAGGYTIMTPKDETLFSSKTDLFAMITGYLGGRAAEEIMFGVTEITTGAHDDLDKATNIARRMVTQFGMSELGLTKLLTMREENAGHIRGVYSESVAEQIDKQIDKILEDCYVNAKKLINQHKGELELIAESLRILETINVEQITYIDKNMKLPEEVLKEKEARTKREEKIKEGKIIEIDPNEEN; encoded by the coding sequence ATGAAAAATAATAAAAGTAAAAAAAATACATGACTTTGAATATTGTTTATTCTAGTTGTGATTATAATAATTGCTGCTATTTTTATATTTAAAAATGGATCATCAAATAGCATAAGCTCAGAAGAACTTCAAAACTTAATCAAAAACGGAAGCATTAAGAGCGAAAACACAAGCTATTACTATGATTCTAAATCTGGCTATGACATAATATCTGGTTATTATAGAAATGCAGATGGTTCAATTTCAAAATTTACTTGTTATATGCCTGATTCTCTTTTCAAGATTGTTTTTGGTGGTGCTAACCAAGAAATGATTAAATGAATTTCAGGAGTTGTTGCAACAATTCCCGGAACATCAATAATGAGTTATGTAAGTGCATTTTTACCACTATTAATTTTAATTGTGTTTTATATATGAATGTTTGGTGCTATGTCAAAAGGTGGAATGAGCGGTGGTTCCATGTTTGGTGTGGGAAAATCAAAAACTGTTCCAAAAAAATCAAATACAAAATTTAGTGATGTTGCCGGTATTGCTGAAGAAAAAGAAGAACTAAATGAATTAGTTGATTATTTAAAACAACCACAAAAATATGCACAATATGGAGCCAGAGTTCCCAAAGGTGTTCTTATGGAAGGCCCACCAGGTACAGGAAAAACGCTTTTAGCTAAGGCTGTTTCTGGAGAAGCAGGTGTTCCGTTTTTTGCAACTTCTGGATCTGAGTTTGAAGAAATGTTCGTTGGTTTGGGAGCAAGCCGTATTAGGGATTTATTTTCTTCTGCCAAAAAAGCTGCGCCTGCAATTATATTTATTGATGAAATTGATGTTGTTGGTAGAAAACGTACAGGGGGAATTGGTGGTTCAGGAACTGCAGAACAAACATTAAATCAACTTTTAGTTGAAATGGATGGTTTTGAAGGTAATACAGGTATTATTGTTATTGCTGCGACAAACCGTGTGGACGTTTTAGACGAAGCTTTAATTAGACCAGGGCGTTTTGATAGAACAATTCAAGTTACACTTCCAAACGCAAAACAACGTGAAGAGATTCTTAAATTACATGCAAGAAATAAAACTATTTCTCCAGAAGTTAATTGAAAATTTGTTTCTGATAGAACACCGGGATTTTCTGGAGCTCAACTAGAAAATGTTTTAAATGAAGCTGCTATTTTAATGGTTAGACAAGGTAAAACAGTTATAAGCATTGAAGATATTGATGAAGCTATTGATCGTGTTGTTGGTGGTCCGGCTAAAAAATCTACAATCATGACACCAAAAGATAAACAAATTGTTTCTTATCATGAAGCTGGTCATGCTTTAATTGGATTAAAATTAGATTCCGCATCAAGAGTGCAAAAAGTAAGTATTATCCCAAGGGGAAATGCTGGTGGTTATACAATTATGACACCAAAAGATGAAACATTATTTTCATCTAAAACAGACTTATTTGCCATGATTACTGGTTACTTGGGTGGTAGAGCCGCTGAAGAAATTATGTTTGGTGTAACAGAAATAACAACTGGAGCACATGATGATTTAGATAAAGCTACAAACATTGCAAGAAGAATGGTTACGCAATTTGGTATGTCAGAGCTTGGTCTTACAAAACTTTTAACAATGAGAGAAGAAAATGCTGGTCATATTCGTGGAGTTTATTCAGAATCTGTTGCAGAACAAATTGATAAACAAATTGATAAAATTTTAGAAGATTGTTATGTTAATGCTAAAAAATTAATTAATCAACACAAAGGTGAGTTAGAGTTAATTGCTGAATCATTAAGAATCCTAGAAACAATTAATGTTGAACAAATTACTTACATTGACAAAAACATGAAACTTCCTGAAGAAGTTCTTAAAGAAAAAGAAGCAAGAACTAAACGTGAAGAAAAAATTAAAGAAGGAAAAATTATCGAAATTGATCCAAACGAAGAAAATTAA
- a CDS encoding Hsp33 family molecular chaperone HslO: MNKILKAINNELNVSITIIEFTEGLQNIIETQKMNLISSTIFGKFFLNSILINSFNKEEKIDINIQSKTNGSIKEILVNIYDLNKVRGYLREDNTDLKNIKTSVDLFNKTFGNKGELNVFKIKEGNIISNSSIKIDSSNIDKIFMNYLKTSEQVNGILTTCIDIDDSGKLECASGILIHMLPGFSQRDIEYIEEKIGTLENLNKVLGKTKNYNYLVEDIAPNSKILKVDESFKIQCKCSEEKAKRTINLLSDEEISDIKKEKNEIEIICEFCKKSYIVNLV, translated from the coding sequence ATGAATAAAATTTTAAAAGCGATAAATAATGAACTAAATGTTTCAATAACTATAATTGAATTTACAGAAGGATTGCAAAATATTATTGAAACACAAAAAATGAATTTAATAAGTAGTACAATATTTGGCAAGTTTTTTTTGAATTCGATTTTAATTAATAGTTTTAATAAAGAAGAAAAGATTGACATTAATATTCAATCTAAAACAAATGGATCAATAAAAGAAATTCTTGTAAATATTTATGATTTAAATAAAGTAAGAGGATATTTAAGAGAAGATAACACAGACCTTAAAAATATTAAAACAAGCGTAGATTTATTTAATAAAACTTTTGGAAACAAGGGTGAATTAAATGTTTTTAAAATTAAAGAAGGAAATATAATTTCTAATTCTTCAATAAAAATTGACAGTTCTAACATTGATAAAATATTTATGAATTATTTAAAAACAAGTGAACAAGTGAATGGTATTTTAACAACTTGTATTGATATTGATGATAGTGGAAAACTTGAATGTGCTTCCGGAATTTTAATTCATATGTTGCCAGGATTTTCGCAAAGAGATATTGAATATATTGAAGAAAAAATAGGCACATTAGAAAACTTAAACAAGGTTCTTGGAAAAACTAAAAATTACAATTATTTAGTTGAAGATATTGCGCCAAACTCTAAAATTTTAAAAGTGGATGAGTCATTTAAAATTCAATGTAAGTGTAGTGAAGAAAAAGCAAAAAGAACAATTAATTTGCTAAGTGATGAAGAAATAAGTGATATCAAAAAAGAAAAAAATGAAATTGAAATAATTTGTGAATTTTGTAAAAAATCATATATAGTCAATTTAGTTTAA
- a CDS encoding nucleoside deaminase, with protein sequence MEIKFELLNLLDKCSEDDVPVSSVLINQKNEIVSTGFNVREIKKIISGHAEIEAINNYIQEQNNSNLSNLTLYSTLKPCLMCIGAIRASKIKKVYYLVDNKFNNYFLPEDIECIKINDEKTEDIIKSKLNVFFKKLR encoded by the coding sequence ATGGAAATAAAATTTGAATTATTAAATTTATTAGACAAATGTTCAGAAGATGATGTGCCAGTATCATCTGTTTTGATTAATCAAAAAAATGAAATTGTCTCAACAGGTTTTAATGTAAGAGAAATAAAAAAGATTATTAGTGGTCACGCAGAAATAGAAGCAATTAATAATTACATTCAAGAACAAAATAATAGCAACCTATCCAATTTGACACTATATTCAACTTTGAAGCCATGCTTAATGTGTATTGGAGCTATAAGGGCATCTAAAATAAAAAAAGTTTATTATTTAGTAGATAATAAATTTAATAATTATTTTTTGCCAGAAGATATTGAGTGCATAAAAATAAATGATGAAAAAACCGAAGATATAATAAAAAGTAAACTTAATGTTTTCTTTAAAAAATTAAGATAA
- the tmk gene encoding dTMP kinase translates to MFITFEGIDGSGKSTISKLIFDKLQKEGHKVILTREPGGDVIAEKLRKFILDTDNKDIKPWTEVLLYIAARKQHVDTKIKKALCEGNIVICDRFMDSTTAYQGFGRGLDIYKIDELQKYILEDNIPDLTIFFDINADQVLTRIKKRNETKDRLEEEGISFQKNVYQGYKKLIEKYPDRIKRVDATRSIDQVVNDTFEIINKKIKG, encoded by the coding sequence ATGTTTATAACTTTTGAAGGAATAGATGGCTCTGGAAAATCAACAATTTCAAAATTAATTTTTGATAAATTACAAAAAGAAGGTCATAAAGTAATTTTAACTCGCGAACCTGGTGGTGATGTTATTGCTGAAAAACTAAGAAAATTTATTCTTGACACAGACAATAAAGATATTAAACCGTGAACAGAAGTTTTGTTATATATTGCCGCAAGAAAACAACACGTTGATACAAAAATAAAAAAAGCATTATGTGAAGGTAATATAGTTATTTGTGATAGATTTATGGATTCAACAACAGCTTATCAGGGTTTTGGTAGAGGTTTAGATATTTATAAAATTGACGAATTACAAAAATATATATTAGAAGATAATATTCCTGATTTAACAATATTTTTCGACATAAATGCAGATCAAGTTTTAACAAGAATTAAAAAAAGAAATGAAACTAAAGATCGTCTTGAAGAAGAAGGTATATCATTTCAAAAAAACGTATATCAAGGCTATAAAAAACTTATTGAAAAGTACCCTGATAGAATCAAAAGAGTTGATGCAACAAGAAGCATTGATCAAGTTGTTAACGATACTTTTGAAATAATAAATAAAAAAATAAAAGGTTAA
- a CDS encoding toprim domain-containing protein has protein sequence MQDIIEKLKSLDGITSKAAEKILFDLIINKSKLDNVNELINQIRHDYSICEICFFYKYKNKCKFCDESNRKKTLICVVSKMTDAYRILNSEFKGLIHVLGGEINVQKGITPNKLKIDELIKRIHDNIEIIMGLNYTFEGEVTFNFIVNKINNKKVKVTRFARGISSGSVINYIDEDTLNNAIKNRK, from the coding sequence ATGCAAGATATAATAGAAAAATTAAAATCGCTTGATGGAATAACTTCTAAGGCTGCTGAAAAAATATTATTTGATTTAATAATAAACAAAAGCAAACTAGATAATGTAAATGAACTTATTAATCAAATACGTCATGATTATTCAATATGCGAAATTTGTTTTTTTTATAAGTATAAAAACAAATGCAAATTTTGTGATGAAAGTAATAGAAAAAAAACACTTATATGTGTTGTTTCAAAAATGACTGATGCTTACAGAATTTTAAATAGTGAATTTAAAGGATTGATACATGTTTTGGGCGGTGAAATAAATGTTCAAAAAGGCATTACACCAAATAAACTTAAAATAGATGAATTAATAAAAAGAATACATGATAACATTGAAATAATTATGGGTCTTAACTATACATTTGAAGGAGAAGTTACTTTCAATTTTATAGTTAATAAAATAAACAATAAAAAAGTAAAAGTAACTAGATTTGCTAGAGGAATTTCTTCTGGAAGTGTTATTAATTACATTGATGAAGACACACTTAATAATGCTATAAAAAATAGAAAGTAG
- a CDS encoding ABC transporter ATP-binding protein, which produces MIFNLDKEETTEEKVSSDSIEEAKEEVEKEQTEEISDREFLAIEVEDHPYDDVKGLKELQTQQKKLVKKYSKTVLNGKIISTTGKQPNYDENIIELINVKKSYSNGSSTTPVLKGIDLEIKKQKVVIILGPSGSGKTTLLNVISGLDKINAGDLYVNGTNLFFLKDSHLTKFRRDNVGFIFQQYNLLSNLTARENTEVGENLNKRKNNGLSIPEIFETIGMEEQINKYPHQMSGGQQQRVSIARAIAKNPKILFGDEPTGALDEEMGKRVLDILIQVNRKFKTTVIIVTHNPNIAKIGDQIIRVANGLIVANEINENPMDPKDINWS; this is translated from the coding sequence ATGATTTTTAATCTAGATAAAGAAGAAACAACAGAAGAAAAAGTTTCTTCAGATTCAATAGAAGAAGCAAAAGAAGAAGTTGAAAAAGAACAAACTGAAGAAATTTCAGACAGAGAGTTCTTAGCAATTGAAGTAGAAGATCATCCATATGATGATGTTAAAGGTTTAAAAGAACTTCAAACTCAACAAAAAAAATTAGTAAAAAAATATTCAAAAACAGTATTAAATGGAAAAATAATTTCTACAACAGGAAAACAACCAAATTATGATGAAAACATTATTGAATTAATTAATGTTAAAAAATCTTATTCAAATGGTTCTTCTACAACCCCAGTTTTAAAGGGAATTGATTTAGAAATCAAGAAACAAAAAGTTGTTATTATTTTAGGTCCATCAGGATCAGGAAAAACAACATTACTTAATGTTATTTCAGGATTAGATAAAATTAATGCTGGTGATTTATATGTTAATGGAACAAACTTATTTTTCTTAAAAGATTCACATTTAACAAAATTTAGAAGAGATAATGTGGGATTTATTTTCCAACAATATAATTTACTTTCAAATCTAACTGCTAGAGAAAATACTGAAGTTGGAGAAAACTTAAATAAAAGAAAAAATAATGGTTTATCTATTCCAGAAATCTTTGAAACAATTGGAATGGAAGAACAAATAAATAAATATCCTCACCAAATGTCTGGGGGACAACAACAACGTGTTTCAATAGCTAGAGCTATTGCTAAAAATCCAAAAATTCTTTTTGGAGATGAACCAACAGGTGCTCTTGATGAAGAGATGGGAAAAAGAGTTCTTGATATTTTAATTCAAGTAAATAGAAAATTTAAAACAACAGTTATTATTGTTACTCATAACCCAAATATTGCAAAAATTGGTGACCAAATTATTCGTGTTGCAAACGGTTTAATTGTTGCAAATGAAATTAATGAAAATCCAATGGACCCAAAAGATATTAATTGATCATAA
- the dnaX gene encoding DNA polymerase III subunit gamma/tau yields the protein MYTKKSLYRLYRPKKFNEVVGHEYVKQILTRQIENGNFSHAILLSGQRGTGKTSIAKIFAKTINCEKLNGFESCEQCDSCLEANRNSHSDIFEIDAASNNGIDEIRNIKNNVVTLPIFSKYKVYIIDEVHMLTTSAFNALLKTLEEPPKHIIFILATTDFNKIPLTIISRCQTFNFARINKEDLISKIKLIAQEEKIQIDEDSLNEIYYLSDGSLRDAINTLEQASSFSNGIITADIFKKVFSIATKTEKLNIIKHTINGDFEYIINFFEEAEKQSLNFKNITLSLIDFLREIIEFKLTNKLKNSPLLTKEEQQIFKNINLETLFNFTDQLVNVYEKTKSSIIDSRYLLISILKASKFSNNISLEEEKIETEKQDSIQEGVVEQPNNSEELTNTSTIEYLKVNQDEKTKELEEETIETKKQDSIQEGVVEQPNNSEELTNTSTIEYLKVNQDEKTKELEEETIETKKQDSIQEGVVEQPNNSEELTNTSTIEYLKVNQDEKTKELEEETIELSSNEIDFNKYKLDFIEQYDTSKCKNVFFSTEILYASTKKSSKSSRLSLQEKINELFDINNENFDLNLAKELIMFYDVKLISVNDDAIVICEKDSISAKILNNELLNEQKRTKMFGYLDREYAFVVLNENQLDLLKEEFKNKWPNLKDKNYEIDLDSFYFDIIENNEIDEFEKSISSLFIDNEIKVVD from the coding sequence ATGTATACAAAAAAGTCATTATATAGATTATATAGACCCAAAAAATTTAATGAAGTAGTGGGCCATGAATATGTAAAGCAAATTCTTACACGACAAATTGAGAATGGCAATTTTTCTCATGCAATTTTATTATCTGGTCAAAGAGGAACAGGCAAAACATCAATTGCCAAAATATTCGCTAAAACAATAAATTGTGAAAAATTAAATGGATTTGAGTCTTGTGAACAATGTGATAGTTGTTTGGAGGCCAATAGAAACTCCCATTCTGATATTTTTGAAATAGATGCTGCAAGCAATAATGGAATTGATGAAATAAGAAATATTAAAAACAATGTTGTCACACTACCAATATTTTCAAAATATAAAGTTTATATAATTGATGAAGTTCATATGTTAACAACTTCAGCATTCAATGCTCTTTTAAAAACATTAGAAGAACCTCCAAAACATATAATTTTTATACTAGCAACAACAGATTTTAATAAAATACCACTTACCATAATATCTAGATGTCAAACATTTAATTTTGCTAGAATTAACAAAGAGGATTTAATTAGCAAAATCAAATTAATAGCACAAGAAGAAAAGATTCAAATTGATGAAGACTCTTTAAATGAAATTTATTATTTATCTGATGGTTCTTTAAGAGATGCTATAAACACTTTAGAACAAGCAAGTTCATTTTCAAATGGAATAATAACAGCTGATATTTTTAAAAAAGTATTTTCTATAGCAACAAAAACGGAAAAGCTAAATATCATAAAACACACTATTAATGGGGATTTTGAATACATAATAAACTTTTTTGAAGAAGCAGAAAAACAAAGTTTAAATTTTAAAAATATAACATTAAGCTTAATTGATTTTTTGCGTGAAATTATAGAATTTAAATTAACTAATAAATTAAAAAATTCACCACTTTTAACAAAAGAGGAACAACAAATTTTTAAAAACATAAATTTAGAAACACTATTTAACTTTACCGATCAATTAGTTAATGTTTATGAAAAAACAAAAAGCAGCATTATTGATAGTAGGTATTTATTAATAAGCATTTTAAAAGCATCTAAATTTAGTAACAACATTTCATTAGAAGAAGAAAAAATAGAAACCGAAAAACAAGATTCAATTCAAGAAGGTGTTGTTGAACAACCAAATAATTCTGAAGAACTAACCAACACATCAACTATTGAATATTTAAAAGTAAATCAAGATGAAAAAACAAAAGAATTAGAAGAAGAAACAATAGAAACCAAAAAACAAGATTCAATTCAAGAAGGTGTTGTTGAACAACCAAATAATTCTGAAGAACTAACCAACACATCAACTATTGAATATTTAAAAGTAAATCAAGATGAAAAAACAAAAGAATTAGAAGAAGAAACAATAGAAACCAAAAAACAAGATTCAATTCAAGAAGGTGTTGTTGAACAACCAAATAATTCTGAAGAACTAACCAACACATCAACTATTGAATATTTAAAAGTAAATCAAGATGAAAAAACAAAAGAATTAGAAGAAGAAACAATAGAATTATCAAGTAATGAAATTGATTTTAATAAATATAAACTAGATTTTATTGAACAATATGACACTTCTAAATGTAAAAATGTATTTTTTTCAACAGAGATTCTTTATGCAAGTACAAAAAAATCTTCTAAATCAAGTAGACTTTCATTACAAGAAAAAATTAATGAATTATTTGATATTAATAATGAAAACTTTGATTTAAATTTAGCAAAGGAATTAATAATGTTTTATGATGTTAAATTGATTTCTGTAAATGATGATGCAATTGTTATTTGCGAAAAAGATTCTATTAGTGCGAAAATACTTAACAATGAATTATTAAATGAACAGAAAAGAACAAAAATGTTTGGTTACCTAGATAGAGAATACGCATTTGTAGTTTTAAATGAAAATCAATTAGATCTTTTAAAAGAAGAATTTAAAAACAAATGACCAAACTTAAAAGATAAAAATTATGAAATTGATTTAGATAGTTTTTATTTTGATATTATTGAAAATAATGAAATTGATGAATTCGAAAAAAGCATAAGTTCTTTGTTTATAGACAACGAAATTAAGGTAGTAGATTAA